A window of Cryptomeria japonica chromosome 3, Sugi_1.0, whole genome shotgun sequence contains these coding sequences:
- the LOC131874271 gene encoding uncharacterized protein LOC131874271 encodes MIDAVTVCGPGFKAPSDTELSGPLLLEMVEDMKVDLEDHRQSWSQKGCTIMTDGWTDRRNRTLLNFLVSSGGSTMFLKSIDASSHVKNAAYLCEAIEEVIDEVGEENVVQVVTDNAASYVAAGKLLMERHPKIFWSPCAAHCLDLMLEDIGKLGWVKECVERAKNICKFIYNHALVLGIMRQYTRERELARPGIFEAHVCW; translated from the exons aTGATTGATGCAGTAACCGTTTGTGGGCCGGGGTTTAAAGCCCCTAGTGATACTGAGTTGAGTGGCCCTCTCTTAttggaaatggtggaagatatgaaaGTTGACCTAGAGGACCACCGCCAATCTTGGAGccagaagggttgcaccatcatgacagatggttggactgataggaggaatagaacactcctaaattttcttgtttccagcggag gatccaccatgtttttgaagtccatcgatgcttcctcacatgtcaaaaatgcggcatacttatgtgaggctattgaggaagttatagatgaggtgggggaagaaaatgtggtgcaagtggtgacggataatgcagcaagttatgttgctgcag gaaaacttttgatggagaggcacccaaaaatcttttggtctccatgtgcggcccattgccttgacctcatgctggaggatataggtaagcttggatgggtgaaagaatgcgttgaaagggccaagaatatatgcaaatttatttacaatcatgcattggtccttggcattatgaggcaatacacgaGGGAAAGGGAGTTGGCTCGTCCTG GCATCTTTGAGGcgcatgtttgttggtga
- the LOC131874655 gene encoding uncharacterized protein LOC131874655 has product MDAFNNASGAIFASQLCKEGRTKLQPDRWWQMFGPSTPNLQKIAIRILSQPCSASGCERNWSMFEHIHSKRRNRLSVERLNDLVFVHYNLRLRTRQILDDDSSLITLEEVDPESDWLTESTDPVFTDEDLEWVD; this is encoded by the exons ATGGATGCATTTAATAATGCATCAGGGGCAATCTTTGCCAGCCAATTGTGCAAAGAGGGTCGGACAAAATTGCAGCCAG atagatggtggcaaatgtttgggccttcaaccccaaaccttcaaaaaattgccatccgcatattgagccagccgtgcagcgcttctggatgtgagcgcaactggagcatgttcgagcacatccactcgaagaggcgaaatagattgtctgtggagaggttgaatgatctagtctttgttcattacaacctccgtctcaGGACCAGGCAGATTTTGGACGATGACTCCTCTCTgatcactctagaggaagtcgaccccgagtccgattggctcactgagtccaccgatccagtcttcactgatgaggaccttgagtgggttgactag